One region of Elusimicrobiota bacterium genomic DNA includes:
- a CDS encoding tetratricopeptide repeat protein, translating to MKKLIEKKWFLPAIIFLFALIIRLIYFYQIKDNILFKNSILDAKFYDIWAQEISKGDWLGKSRGVFTMSPGYPYLLGIIYLIFGYNIDIPIMLQFIMGSLICVFIYFLGKKVFNLTIGILSAFIMLLYSISIFYEGLLVKATVINIFNLLMLLMLINWMNKKLNVFLFLSGIFLGFSVHFRPNILGLIPLLIIWVWIVSKKDGIDKKKIVGSIVTLVLGVSLIIIPVALRNKHIGGEFVLSTAHGGMNFYTGNNPYINGVYLSVPFCRMNTEYEQQDFIRESERRAGRELTPKESSKFWYAESFKFIRNEPNRWLKSILNKFLIFCNSYETQINLNYYFFREKFTLLRMLPFSFGIIFPLALLGIIILIKNNSIDYGILLFIFYIIFYVLTLVLFFVVSEYRFPITPVVIVFASSALYHLYIIITKNQYKQLVKYILVLILLYWGVNKNIYEDLFGMNLYKESQLSVSHFNLGVLYEEKGDYEKSIKEYEIAIKINPIGGNPYINLAYIYLENKMYSKAIDILQRQIAINPQYAEAFNNLGSIYYKLGKYENAVNLFKKAVEMEPNIKEFNKNYNLAIQKSKK from the coding sequence ATGAAGAAACTTATTGAAAAAAAGTGGTTTTTACCTGCAATTATATTTTTATTTGCATTAATAATTCGGTTAATATATTTTTATCAAATAAAAGATAATATTTTATTTAAGAATTCAATTCTTGATGCTAAATTTTATGATATTTGGGCACAAGAAATATCGAAAGGTGATTGGTTAGGCAAAAGCCGAGGGGTTTTTACTATGAGCCCAGGCTATCCATATTTATTAGGTATTATCTATCTAATATTTGGTTATAATATTGATATACCAATTATGCTACAGTTCATTATGGGCAGTTTGATATGTGTATTTATTTATTTTTTAGGAAAGAAAGTTTTTAATTTAACGATTGGTATTTTATCTGCCTTTATAATGTTATTATATAGTATTAGTATTTTTTATGAAGGTCTATTAGTAAAAGCTACAGTAATAAATATTTTTAACCTGCTCATGCTTTTGATGTTAATTAATTGGATGAATAAAAAATTAAATGTATTTCTCTTCCTTTCTGGTATTTTCCTAGGGTTTTCCGTACATTTTCGGCCAAATATATTAGGATTAATACCATTGCTTATTATATGGGTATGGATAGTAAGTAAAAAAGATGGGATTGATAAAAAGAAAATTGTTGGTTCTATTGTAACTCTTGTTTTGGGTGTATCGTTGATAATAATTCCCGTAGCTCTAAGGAATAAACATATAGGAGGAGAGTTTGTATTATCAACCGCACATGGTGGAATGAATTTTTATACAGGCAATAATCCTTATATCAATGGGGTGTACTTATCGGTGCCATTTTGTAGAATGAATACAGAATATGAACAACAAGATTTTATTAGGGAGTCAGAAAGGAGGGCAGGGAGGGAATTAACACCAAAAGAGTCGTCTAAATTTTGGTATGCAGAAAGCTTTAAATTTATTAGGAATGAACCAAATCGTTGGTTAAAAAGCATATTAAACAAATTTTTAATATTTTGTAATTCTTATGAAACACAAATAAATTTAAATTATTATTTTTTTAGGGAAAAATTTACGTTATTGAGAATGTTGCCTTTTTCTTTTGGAATAATTTTTCCTCTTGCACTTTTGGGTATAATAATTCTAATTAAAAATAATTCTATAGATTACGGGATTTTATTATTTATTTTTTATATTATTTTCTATGTCCTGACACTTGTGCTTTTTTTTGTTGTTTCTGAATATCGATTTCCTATAACTCCGGTAGTAATAGTTTTTGCAAGTAGTGCACTATATCATTTATATATAATAATAACAAAAAATCAGTATAAGCAATTGGTAAAATATATCCTTGTGCTAATTTTGCTTTATTGGGGAGTTAATAAAAATATTTATGAAGATTTATTTGGTATGAATTTATATAAAGAATCTCAATTAAGTGTTTCACATTTTAATTTAGGTGTTTTATATGAAGAAAAAGGTGATTATGAAAAAAGTATCAAAGAATATGAGATTGCTATTAAAATTAATCCTATAGGTGGTAATCCATATATAAATCTTGCATATATTTATTTAGAAAATAAGATGTATTCAAAAGCAATTGATATATTGCAAAGACAGATAGCGATTAACCCTCAATATGCAGAAGCATTTAATAATTTGGGAAGTATTTACTATAAATTAGGTAAATATGAAAATGCAGTTAATTTATTTAAGAAAGCAGTTGAAATGGAACCGAATATTAAAGAATTTAATAAAAATTATAATTTAGCTATACAAAAATCTAAAAAATGA
- a CDS encoding YfhO family protein: MNKTKEYFLVSFLLFILVFIFFWKAATLQEIFITPDIYSNDTMGINYPYKNFLSECLKQNKSFLWTSDIQCGYPIHAEGQGGFCYPLNLLLFRILPSPIAFNYSVILTFYLVGIFTYFYVRLLGLGKTASLFSAISFMFSGFFILHVRHLNMIQAACWVPLLFYLVEKYFKTDKIIYIILTGVVFSFQILAGHPQIPYYSFIAILIYFLFGIFRKKRITPILLSIGIIMVIGIGLSAIQLVPTYELVRESYRATDSKIIGDLSNNYPYKIKHIIQFILPFYYGNIVDGTCPYPYEGVLFWENIFYVGILPIIFMIIALMFKFKDNLQLKLFLVLIIVSITIALHNAFHLTNIFQNILPGFKYFRIHQRILFINALVVCIIAGFGVEIVLEKIPKKYHRYLIILILFVVIDLFKFGIKQNPTYDIRKWFSVPKSAEFLKSDKDVFRTESFTTEVQQRLFKRFKGYSSGMHPYFWMRNFIIPNFNMVYHISSVSVATVLSMKRVNIFNEKYFNSLIFGNFEGYKKIVLPFSAARFLGLQNVKYIISGYSVDTNYLKEKPEIAGDFYFYENKQFTPKSYIIPKAEIISDDTKILEILQSDKFDPLKTVILEENINHGSISTKGSVAKIEKYENTDVLINANLTDDGFLVLSDTYYPGWKCYVDGKESKILRANYLFRAIALNKGEHIVEFVFKPISFKIGMYITIFTALLIFGMLFIKVI; this comes from the coding sequence ATGAATAAGACAAAAGAATATTTTCTCGTATCCTTTTTATTATTTATTTTAGTATTCATTTTCTTTTGGAAAGCAGCCACTTTACAAGAAATATTCATAACACCTGATATATATTCAAATGACACAATGGGTATCAATTACCCATATAAGAATTTTCTGTCTGAATGTTTGAAACAAAATAAATCTTTTTTATGGACATCTGATATACAGTGTGGCTATCCAATACATGCAGAAGGACAAGGTGGGTTTTGCTATCCTCTGAATCTATTACTTTTCCGGATTTTACCTTCACCTATTGCTTTTAATTATAGTGTTATATTAACATTTTATTTGGTAGGAATATTTACATATTTCTATGTTCGCTTATTGGGTTTAGGTAAAACTGCTTCGCTTTTTTCAGCGATATCATTTATGTTTTCAGGCTTTTTTATTTTGCATGTAAGACATCTTAATATGATACAAGCAGCATGTTGGGTACCACTTTTGTTTTATTTAGTAGAAAAGTATTTTAAGACGGATAAAATAATTTATATAATTTTAACCGGAGTAGTTTTTTCATTTCAAATATTAGCAGGGCATCCACAGATACCATATTATTCTTTTATAGCGATTTTAATCTACTTTTTATTTGGTATTTTTAGGAAAAAGAGGATTACCCCCATATTGTTATCTATAGGTATCATTATGGTGATTGGAATAGGTCTTTCCGCGATACAATTGGTTCCAACATATGAGTTGGTTCGAGAAAGTTATCGTGCTACAGATTCAAAAATAATAGGGGACTTATCAAATAATTATCCATATAAAATTAAACATATTATCCAATTTATTCTCCCATTTTATTATGGAAATATTGTTGACGGCACTTGTCCTTACCCGTACGAAGGCGTTCTTTTCTGGGAAAATATATTTTATGTTGGGATTTTGCCAATAATATTTATGATAATTGCGTTAATGTTTAAGTTTAAGGATAATTTACAGTTAAAATTATTTTTAGTTTTAATAATAGTTTCTATTACCATTGCATTACACAATGCATTTCATTTAACAAATATATTCCAAAATATACTTCCTGGTTTTAAGTATTTCAGGATTCATCAGCGTATTTTATTCATAAATGCTTTAGTGGTTTGTATTATTGCAGGATTCGGTGTAGAGATAGTTCTTGAAAAAATCCCGAAAAAATATCACAGATATTTGATTATATTGATTTTATTTGTAGTAATTGATTTATTTAAATTTGGAATAAAACAAAATCCAACATATGATATCCGAAAGTGGTTTTCAGTTCCTAAAAGTGCTGAGTTTTTAAAATCAGATAAAGATGTGTTTAGAACAGAAAGTTTCACAACAGAAGTGCAACAAAGATTGTTTAAGCGATTTAAAGGATATTCTTCAGGAATGCATCCTTATTTTTGGATGAGAAATTTCATAATTCCTAATTTTAACATGGTATACCATATATCTTCCGTGTCGGTAGCTACTGTGCTTTCAATGAAACGAGTAAATATATTTAATGAAAAATATTTTAATTCGCTTATATTTGGTAATTTTGAAGGTTATAAAAAAATAGTTTTACCATTTTCTGCTGCGCGGTTTTTAGGACTACAAAATGTTAAATATATAATTAGTGGATATTCAGTAGATACAAATTATTTAAAAGAAAAACCTGAGATTGCAGGTGATTTCTATTTTTATGAAAACAAACAATTTACTCCAAAATCGTATATTATACCTAAAGCAGAGATTATTTCTGACGATACAAAAATTTTAGAAATTCTACAATCTGATAAATTTGACCCGTTAAAAACTGTAATATTGGAAGAAAACATAAATCATGGTTCTATCTCTACAAAAGGGTCAGTAGCGAAAATAGAAAAATATGAAAACACCGATGTATTAATAAATGCAAATCTTACAGATGATGGATTTTTAGTTTTAAGTGATACATATTATCCCGGGTGGAAGTGTTATGTTGATGGAAAAGAAAGCAAGATATTAAGAGCGAATTATTTATTTAGAGCAATTGCTTTAAACAAAGGGGAACATATAGTTGAATTTGTTTTTAAACCAATTTCGTTCAAAATTGGAATGTATATAACTATTTTTACTGCTCTATTGATATTTGGCATGTTATTTATCAAGGTTATATAA
- a CDS encoding radical SAM protein has protein sequence MTIRPPAERDSFLLPVTTGCSANTCSFCGAYQGMPFSILEYPEIESEIEKYSRVCPNTKRVFLLDGDALVLSNSKLLPVLEKLNKTFPELSRVSSYANGYNITKKSDTELKEISDNKLTLIYMGLESGNQNILNRCKKSSSVQEMIEAVSRASDAGIKSSVIVLLGLGGRKYSKEHVTDTIKALNKMQPRYLSFLSLMLIPDTPLYKEAKKGDFEELTPAELVKETYDIIEGLELKKTIFRSNHASNHLPLEGRFPNDKKNLLNMLESAIKGKKKLKPEWLRGL, from the coding sequence ATGACAATAAGACCTCCGGCTGAGAGAGATAGCTTTCTGTTGCCTGTAACAACGGGGTGTTCTGCCAATACCTGCAGTTTTTGCGGGGCATATCAGGGAATGCCTTTTAGTATTTTAGAATATCCGGAAATAGAATCTGAAATAGAAAAATATAGTCGGGTATGCCCGAATACCAAGCGCGTGTTTCTTTTAGACGGCGATGCACTGGTTTTATCAAACAGCAAACTCCTGCCTGTTTTAGAAAAACTCAATAAAACCTTCCCCGAACTTTCGCGTGTCTCCAGTTATGCTAACGGTTATAATATTACAAAAAAAAGCGATACTGAACTAAAAGAGATTTCTGACAATAAATTAACTTTAATATATATGGGGCTTGAAAGCGGTAATCAGAATATATTAAATAGATGTAAGAAATCTTCAAGTGTCCAAGAGATGATAGAAGCAGTAAGCAGAGCTTCTGATGCAGGAATAAAATCTTCGGTTATTGTCCTGCTCGGATTAGGTGGCAGGAAATATTCTAAAGAACACGTTACTGATACAATAAAAGCTCTTAATAAAATGCAGCCCAGGTATCTTTCTTTTCTTTCTCTTATGCTTATCCCCGACACACCTTTATATAAAGAAGCTAAAAAAGGTGATTTTGAAGAATTAACCCCCGCTGAATTAGTAAAAGAAACATACGATATTATTGAAGGTCTTGAACTGAAAAAAACTATTTTTCGCAGCAACCACGCATCAAATCATTTGCCTCTCGAGGGCCGGTTCCCCAACGATAAAAAGAATTTATTGAATATGCTTGAATCCGCCATTAAAGGCAAAAAGAAATTAAAACCCGAATGGTTAAGAGGATTATAG
- a CDS encoding isoprenylcysteine carboxylmethyltransferase family protein — protein sequence MEIDNLTIAIGNWFFKYRSYLFVPILILLVIFMGPVMPFDSMKMDYITDIFGVLVALVGFSLRVLVIGYKKPGTSGRGTVISVSEVVTDGAYLMCRNPLYFANFLIWLGFMIIWWEINFFFTIVLWFFVEYYFIIKAEESYLFLKFGVAYDNYRKSVTAFFPKIKNFRKPNRLFNWNKVLKNETNLLLLILLFPLFFEMYEDKLWGKVSFGKNIILVLIALIILVIWSIIFYKNKKSSA from the coding sequence ATGGAAATTGATAATTTGACAATTGCAATCGGTAATTGGTTTTTTAAGTACAGGAGTTATTTGTTTGTCCCGATTTTGATATTGCTGGTAATATTTATGGGTCCCGTGATGCCATTCGATTCTATGAAAATGGATTACATTACGGATATTTTTGGTGTTTTGGTGGCGTTAGTCGGTTTTTCTTTAAGGGTGTTAGTTATAGGGTATAAAAAACCGGGAACAAGCGGAAGGGGAACGGTAATTTCCGTGTCAGAAGTTGTTACTGACGGTGCTTACCTGATGTGCAGGAACCCGTTATATTTTGCAAATTTTCTGATATGGCTGGGATTTATGATTATCTGGTGGGAAATAAACTTTTTCTTTACGATAGTCCTTTGGTTTTTTGTTGAATATTATTTTATAATAAAAGCAGAAGAGTCCTATCTTTTTCTTAAGTTCGGTGTTGCTTATGATAATTATAGGAAATCAGTCACTGCTTTTTTCCCTAAGATAAAAAATTTCAGAAAACCCAATAGATTGTTTAATTGGAATAAAGTATTAAAAAATGAGACAAATTTATTATTGCTGATTTTACTTTTCCCATTGTTTTTTGAAATGTATGAAGATAAACTATGGGGTAAAGTAAGTTTTGGAAAAAATATAATTTTAGTTCTTATCGCTCTGATTATTTTAGTTATTTGGAGTATTATTTTTTATAAAAATAAAAAGTCTTCTGCTTGA
- a CDS encoding ATP-dependent 6-phosphofructokinase yields the protein MKRIAIVTPGGDAPGMNACIRAIVRRSGTEGLEVYGVLNGYEGLIKENIFKMGPRSVSGIIYHGGTILKSSRCKEIRTDSGLLKAVKTLKDNDIDYLVAIGGDGSITAAKRISKYGIPVIGIPASIDNDVYGTDETIGFDTAIDTAVDAIDKIRDTATSFDRVFIVEVMGREHGFLALEIGLASGAEFVFIPEVKYNIENICEELKKDQKKKKTSVIIVFAEGCGDAKQVAGQINKCTGIEVKVSNLGYIQRGGNPSGRSRNLASKFGSYAVDLILKGIKNKVVVLQKGKIKSLPVEQVVSGRKSIDKDTLKLIEKLAV from the coding sequence ATGAAAAGAATAGCAATAGTTACACCCGGAGGTGATGCCCCGGGAATGAATGCCTGTATAAGGGCGATTGTCCGTCGTTCCGGTACTGAAGGGCTTGAAGTTTATGGAGTGTTGAACGGTTATGAAGGACTTATTAAAGAAAATATTTTTAAGATGGGACCTCGTTCTGTCAGCGGAATAATTTACCATGGCGGCACAATTCTAAAAAGTTCAAGATGTAAGGAAATTAGAACAGATTCAGGTTTACTAAAAGCAGTAAAAACTCTGAAGGATAACGATATTGATTATCTAGTTGCAATCGGCGGTGATGGTTCAATTACCGCGGCAAAAAGAATTTCAAAGTATGGTATTCCTGTTATTGGTATTCCGGCAAGCATTGATAATGATGTTTACGGGACAGATGAAACAATAGGATTTGATACTGCAATTGACACGGCAGTTGATGCTATTGATAAAATAAGAGATACAGCCACCAGTTTTGACAGAGTTTTTATAGTTGAAGTTATGGGCAGGGAACATGGATTTCTTGCTTTAGAAATAGGACTTGCATCAGGTGCCGAATTTGTTTTTATACCTGAGGTTAAATACAATATTGAAAATATTTGTGAAGAATTAAAAAAAGACCAGAAAAAGAAAAAGACATCAGTAATAATAGTTTTTGCTGAAGGCTGCGGGGATGCTAAGCAGGTTGCAGGTCAAATTAATAAATGTACCGGTATTGAAGTAAAAGTAAGCAATCTTGGCTATATCCAGCGCGGTGGTAATCCATCCGGGAGGAGCAGAAATCTTGCATCCAAGTTTGGGAGTTACGCAGTGGATTTAATTTTAAAGGGAATTAAGAATAAAGTAGTTGTGTTACAGAAAGGAAAAATAAAATCACTGCCGGTAGAACAGGTAGTTTCCGGAAGGAAGTCAATCGATAAAGACACATTAAAACTAATAGAAAAACTCGCAGTGTAA
- a CDS encoding bifunctional UDP-sugar hydrolase/5'-nucleotidase, which yields MKNLKKLLFWCITIIFVGVLYFLYLGLTTTQITILNTNDVHGHILSSPDNFGGDIGGSAILSNFLKKQKKPYMLLDAGDIFQGTPEGDLGDGEIIIKIMNELGYDAMTIGNHEFDKGQTQLKKLIEMANFSVLGANIVDKKTGQTPKWMESYFIKEIKGIKIAVLGLTTSAMPYITIPEVSRGLQFKREVDVAKKYIPQLKKKADIIVLLTHIGLSEENDFEDDVFLAKNVEGIDMIIGGHTHTFLKNPIKVKNTIIVQAGGNGRCVGQTILKIRNKKIVNLKCKLVSLTKKKYGEDLEFKKIIDNLTKDISGKMETVIGTSEQFLSHSLTKNLLKNGELPLGNWQADVFRKITDSDVAFQNIGGIRADLPEGKITIRNIYELSPFRNTIFTLQLTGAQIRGILEKSVSGKAVTLQVSGLKYKYDMDKDEGERIIEVNIGDNPIDLKKYYKVATNSFLVKGGDSFSVFKKGKNTHDTGIIDTEAQIQFVKSHSPIKAQVEGRIENITK from the coding sequence ATGAAAAACTTAAAAAAGTTATTATTTTGGTGTATAACAATAATTTTTGTTGGTGTTTTGTATTTTCTGTATCTTGGATTAACAACTACACAAATAACTATTCTTAATACAAATGATGTGCACGGGCATATTTTATCATCACCGGACAATTTTGGTGGGGATATTGGCGGCAGTGCCATTCTGTCCAATTTCCTGAAAAAACAGAAGAAACCGTATATGTTATTGGATGCCGGTGACATTTTCCAGGGGACACCGGAGGGTGATTTAGGTGACGGTGAAATTATAATAAAGATTATGAACGAGCTCGGTTACGATGCGATGACAATTGGTAATCATGAATTTGACAAGGGCCAAACACAGCTGAAAAAACTTATTGAAATGGCTAATTTTTCGGTATTGGGCGCAAATATTGTTGATAAAAAGACCGGGCAAACGCCTAAATGGATGGAATCGTATTTTATAAAAGAAATAAAAGGTATTAAAATAGCCGTTTTGGGCTTAACGACTTCTGCAATGCCATATATAACAATACCGGAAGTGAGTAGAGGACTGCAATTTAAGAGAGAAGTAGATGTCGCCAAAAAATATATTCCTCAACTAAAGAAAAAGGCGGATATAATTGTATTACTTACCCACATAGGTCTTTCAGAAGAAAATGATTTTGAAGACGACGTATTCCTTGCCAAAAATGTTGAAGGTATTGATATGATTATTGGCGGGCATACCCACACATTTCTAAAAAATCCTATAAAAGTCAAAAATACTATTATTGTTCAGGCAGGTGGTAACGGTAGATGTGTAGGTCAAACAATACTTAAAATCAGGAATAAAAAAATTGTTAATTTAAAATGCAAATTGGTCTCGCTTACAAAGAAAAAATACGGCGAAGACTTAGAATTTAAAAAAATAATAGACAATTTGACAAAAGACATTTCTGGAAAAATGGAGACTGTTATCGGGACCTCGGAACAGTTTCTTTCACATTCGCTTACAAAAAATTTACTAAAAAACGGTGAGTTGCCGCTTGGTAATTGGCAGGCAGATGTATTCAGAAAAATCACTGATTCTGATGTTGCATTCCAGAATATAGGCGGTATTCGTGCCGACCTTCCCGAGGGCAAAATTACAATACGAAATATTTATGAACTTTCACCGTTTAGGAATACGATTTTTACATTACAGCTCACAGGTGCTCAGATAAGAGGAATTTTAGAAAAATCTGTTTCCGGCAAGGCAGTTACATTACAAGTTTCCGGGTTAAAGTATAAATATGATATGGATAAAGACGAAGGCGAAAGGATAATAGAAGTTAATATTGGTGATAATCCGATAGATCTAAAAAAGTATTATAAAGTTGCTACGAATTCATTCCTTGTTAAGGGCGGCGATAGCTTTAGCGTGTTTAAAAAAGGAAAAAATACTCACGATACCGGAATTATTGATACAGAAGCGCAAATTCAATTTGTAAAAAGCCATTCACCAATAAAAGCCCAGGTTGAAGGTAGAATTGAAAATATAACAAAATAA
- a CDS encoding Fic family protein, translating to MAYKPNYTITNRILNAISKIESLNSYISKADILPIWEKKLRHKAKIKSSHYSTAIEGNRLTLNQVEKVSKNEKVTGATEKDVKEVHNYFNVLDYIEKISEIEKTISHKIILKMHYITMDGILSGSLKGEYRNQQNVIKDTSTGEVVYLPPAAEHVYGMMDEFVTFLNAEKEIHLLLKAGISHYELVRIHPFMDGNGRCSRALTMLVLYLNSYDIRKLFALEEYYERDRERYYCAIESVQKNNGDLTEWLEYFLEGMVFELERVKNEIEKIKELKQEGVPKDLNPRQISVVSYIQRNGNVTNKNYRKLFHVSNKTAQTDLQKLVDRSILIIEGKGRSVKYRLK from the coding sequence ATGGCATATAAACCAAATTACACGATTACCAACCGCATATTAAACGCTATTTCAAAGATAGAGTCGTTGAACTCTTACATATCAAAAGCGGATATTCTTCCAATCTGGGAGAAAAAACTTCGACATAAAGCGAAAATTAAAAGCAGTCATTATTCTACCGCGATTGAAGGCAACCGTCTGACATTAAATCAAGTGGAAAAGGTATCAAAAAACGAGAAAGTTACAGGAGCAACTGAAAAGGACGTAAAGGAAGTGCATAATTATTTTAATGTGCTTGATTATATAGAAAAAATCAGTGAGATAGAAAAAACGATAAGTCATAAAATAATTTTAAAAATGCATTACATTACAATGGACGGAATCCTTTCAGGCAGTCTGAAAGGTGAATATCGCAACCAACAAAATGTCATAAAAGACACTTCGACCGGTGAAGTAGTTTATTTACCGCCTGCAGCTGAACATGTTTATGGCATGATGGATGAGTTTGTTACTTTTTTAAACGCAGAAAAGGAAATACATTTATTGTTGAAAGCGGGAATCTCTCATTATGAACTCGTGAGGATACATCCATTTATGGATGGCAACGGTCGTTGTTCACGCGCACTTACAATGTTGGTTCTTTACTTAAACAGTTATGACATCCGTAAGTTATTTGCTCTTGAAGAATATTATGAGAGAGACAGAGAAAGGTACTACTGCGCGATAGAGTCCGTACAAAAAAATAACGGGGATTTAACTGAATGGCTTGAATATTTTCTGGAGGGAATGGTTTTTGAACTTGAAAGGGTAAAAAATGAAATAGAAAAGATAAAGGAATTAAAACAGGAAGGAGTCCCAAAAGACTTAAACCCTAGGCAGATTTCTGTTGTTTCGTATATCCAGCGAAATGGGAATGTAACAAATAAAAATTATAGAAAACTTTTTCATGTTTCCAATAAAACCGCTCAAACTGACCTGCAAAAATTGGTTGATAGGAGTATTTTAATAATTGAAGGCAAAGGACGGTCAGTCAAATATAGACTTAAGTAG
- a CDS encoding zinc ribbon domain-containing protein — MICQNCGKEIDNDSKFCSFCTYEIGTTIEKNNIKKVDKLRTSSLGFLKDIGNAYLLLLACGYILATIQNSGHFLIGLLSPYILIFVFFISLFTTIPIYFIRFFIHKYTEDKLIGLLFTFLGSLLLWFTIAFFSTKGIIITNNKNYRKYYSESEFKDSRKVVKDVVETIKGKKYFFDSSVNKILSSEIKNENLSKYGKSIIPYAIYLEGERKFHLIFIGHGIGYFYSTYPYRFLSYQIIQNIRDKEAIPILKKMITDPYEKLPALEALCGMEASLNKSEVLLLFNDKYVRDKFWSYLVKNITDLDSIDSAEILLLYLKPKFIDGSVDLEGGGRNLHYIYDKIEKIKEITILLGNTNSKVAYECINRQLIGFKYFVNDQYPVQIKQKWSDTGYERLHEHLKICKELIVEYEKSIKKMSSKTLE, encoded by the coding sequence ATGATATGCCAGAATTGTGGTAAAGAAATAGATAATGATTCTAAATTTTGCTCTTTTTGTACATATGAAATAGGTACAACAATTGAAAAGAATAATATTAAAAAAGTTGATAAATTAAGAACATCTTCATTAGGGTTTTTAAAAGATATCGGAAACGCATATCTATTGTTATTAGCATGCGGGTATATTTTGGCAACTATACAAAACAGTGGACATTTTCTAATAGGACTATTGAGCCCATATATTTTAATATTTGTGTTTTTTATTTCGTTATTTACTACAATCCCAATCTATTTTATTAGATTTTTTATACACAAATATACTGAAGATAAACTTATTGGATTATTATTTACTTTCTTAGGCTCATTATTATTATGGTTTACCATTGCCTTTTTTAGTACGAAGGGTATTATAATAACAAATAACAAAAATTATAGAAAATATTATTCAGAAAGTGAATTTAAAGATTCAAGGAAAGTAGTTAAAGATGTGGTAGAAACAATTAAAGGGAAGAAATACTTTTTTGACAGTTCGGTGAATAAAATATTATCATCAGAAATTAAAAATGAGAATTTGTCAAAATATGGTAAATCCATTATTCCATATGCCATTTATTTAGAAGGTGAGAGAAAATTTCATCTAATTTTTATTGGGCATGGGATTGGTTACTTTTATAGTACGTATCCTTATAGATTCCTTTCGTACCAAATTATTCAGAATATAAGAGATAAAGAAGCAATTCCTATCTTAAAAAAAATGATTACAGATCCATATGAAAAGTTACCTGCTTTAGAAGCGCTTTGCGGGATGGAAGCATCCTTAAATAAATCTGAGGTTTTATTGTTATTTAACGATAAGTATGTTCGCGATAAATTCTGGTCATATTTAGTAAAAAATATTACAGATCTTGACTCAATTGATTCTGCAGAAATACTGCTGCTTTATTTGAAACCAAAATTTATAGATGGATCTGTTGATCTTGAAGGTGGTGGACGCAATTTGCATTATATATATGACAAGATAGAAAAAATTAAAGAAATTACAATATTACTAGGAAATACAAATTCAAAAGTAGCTTATGAATGTATTAACAGACAATTAATAGGTTTTAAATATTTTGTAAATGATCAATATCCTGTTCAGATAAAGCAAAAATGGAGTGATACTGGTTATGAAAGATTACATGAACATTTGAAGATATGCAAAGAATTGATTGTAGAATACGAAAAATCTATAAAAAAAATGTCTAGTAAAACATTGGAATAG